In the genome of Streptomyces sp. 846.5, the window TTGGTCGGTACTTATAATGTGTTGCCATGCCCATATGGGCACGACGGGGCACCCTCGGCCCCACCGAGAGGAGTCAACCAAAGTGAAGCGGATTCGGATCGCGGTCGGAACGCTGCTTGCAGCCGGAGCTGCGGTTGTCGGCGTGTCCCTGGGTGTGGTTGCCCCAGCCGCCTCCAGCTTGGGGTCACATGTCACGCATGGCCAGAGCCATGTTATTGAGGCTGACTCGGGCTGGAACCAGAACGCGTCCTTGCTCAAATAGCATGGTTGATTGGGGCGACGTGCCGGCGTCGCCCTAATTGATTCCATTCGGAAAGCGTTCGTGCAGCAGCCAGCCGAGGCGAATGGCAGAATCCGTGCCGTACTCCTCGTTGATCTCCGCACGAATTCGCGTGACCATCCGCTCGCTCAGCTGAAGATTCCGGGCTATCTGCCGGGTGCTCATCCCATCGACCAGCATGCGCATCACCGTCAGCAGCGTCTTGTCGATCGGCGCTTCTTGTCCTGGGCGGGGCATGAAGTCCTCGCCCAATTGCCAGAGCACTTCGAAAATGCGTGCGAGGGCAGTAACGGTCGACGGGTCCTGAATGAAGACCGCTCCACTGATGTCGCCGTTGTAGGGAATGATCACGGTATCGTCGATCACGAACTGTCGCTGAGGCAGGTGCGCCAGCGTCCGAAACGCCGGCACCTGCTGCCGTGACCGCTTCCACGTATGCTTGCGCAGCTGATTGGCGCCGTACTGGAGTCAGGTAGAGCATGCGGACATCGGCACCGCGCCGGACGGCATCGAGATCCCGCCCGATGACGGACTGCAGCGTCGCTGACGGCCGGGTGGCCTCCGGATGGATGGTCAGCATCCGCTCCTGGCAACTCTCCAGCAGCATGGACAGACGCTGGTCGATGGCGGGCGTCCCCGTGACCACCTCGATGGCACCGCTCTGGGACTCCTGGGCGCGCAGGTACTGCTTGGTCAGGGAGGCGGTGGACTGAGGCAGCCGCGACACCCACAGCAGATCGCGAACCACTTCCTTCAGCACGCGTGATGACTGGCGTGCTGCGGCAAGCTCGGGGTCTCCGGCGGCCACCACATCCGGAAACTCCGG includes:
- a CDS encoding LuxR C-terminal-related transcriptional regulator → MIDDTVIIPYNGDISGAVFIQDPSTVTALARIFEVLWQLGEDFMPRPGQEAPIDKTLLTVMRMLVDGMSTRQIARNLQLSERMVTRIRAEINEEYGTDSAIRLGWLLHERFPNGIN